From Apis mellifera strain DH4 linkage group LG5, Amel_HAv3.1, whole genome shotgun sequence, the proteins below share one genomic window:
- the LOC411113 gene encoding solute carrier family 12 member 4 isoform X3, producing the protein MERFRVTPANNTSQYAPQQQQSLDYDPPLNGTQLEHQHLVPKSTSECDGGGAGGDGDSMVGGGNSEKKNTEYETNLFLYSEEMEVRPRISTLLNSLSDYSNTIPAATDPDAKPPPVQGGARMGTLIGVFLPCIQNIFGVILFIRLTWVVGTAGAFQGFFIVLCCCCVTMLTAISMSAIATNGVVPAGGSYFMISRSLGPEFGGAVGMLFYTGTTLAAAMYIIGAVEIVLTYMAPSLSIFGDFTKDPNIMYNNFRVYGTGLLMVMGTIVFIGVKFVNKFATVALACVILSIVAVYVGLFYNFNGNESLKMCVLGRRLLKDINVLTECNKNTSGILHQLYCGNTTTSKCDPYYMENDVTIINGIRGLASGVFLDNIWDSFQEEGQLIAYGRDPKDIDMMSNSSFNQIQVDLTTTFTILIGIFFPSVTGIMAGSNRSGDLADAQKSIPIGTICAILTTSTVYLSSVLLFAGTVDNLLLRDKFGQSIGGKLVVANMAWPNQWVILIGSFLSTLGAGLQSLTGAPRLLQAIAKDSIIPFLTPFATSSSRGEPTRALVLTVIICQCGILLGNVDYLAPLLSMFFLMCYGFVNLACALQTLLRTPNWRPRFKYYHWSLSFLGLSLCIAIMFMTSWYYALLAMGMAGCIYKYIEYRGAEKEWGDGIRGLALSAARYSLLRLEEGPPHTKNWRPQILILAKLTDDLVPKYRKLFAFASQLKAGKGLTICVSCIGGDYIQNTGKTLAAKVNLRKTIAEEKVKGFVDVLVAKDVVDGLCSLIQTTGLGGMKPNTVILGWPYSWKQSQEERNWRGFLQTVRAVAAARMALLVPKGINFFPDSTEKVVGNIDVWWIVHDGGLLMLLPFLLKQHRTWKNCKMRIFTVAQMEDNSIQMKKDLKKFLYDLRIEAEVEIVEMMDSDISAYTYERTLMMEQRNQMLRELRLNKKESLGVVQAIVDHHHNVDVKVATKVRFQEPGSQNPNAVDEAQEKLVQETEGKEGEADVNDGGEEAKEGNEEETKLIGGSPKQENKENTEKEAKENEEKKTDSPESKKPTITPDEGNVRRMHTSIKLNEVIVKKSKNAQLVILNLPGPPRDTKLERESNYMEFLEVLTEGLERVLMVRGGGREVITIYS; encoded by the exons GAAGAGATGGAAGTTCGTCCTCGAATTTCCACGCTGCTCAACAGCCTGTCGGACTACAGCAACACGATTCCAGCTGCGACCGACCCGGATGCGAAACCTCCACCCGTGCAAGGTGGTGCACGAATGGGCACTTTGATCGGTGTCTTCCTACCTTGCATCCAAAACATCTTTGGCGTGATTCTATTCATTCGTTTGACCTGGGTCGTTGGCACCGCTGGAGCTTTTCAGGGATTCTTCATCGTGTTATGTTGTTGTTGCGTG ACGATGCTGACAGCTATCAGTATGAGTGCCATCGCGACTAATGGCGTTGTACCAGCTGGAGGGTCTTACTTCATGATATCCAGAAGTTTGGGTCCAGAATTCGGTGGTGCCGTAGGAATGCTCTTCTATACGGGTACTACACTAGCTGCTGCTATGTATATCATCGGTGCTGTTGAAATTGTTCTG ACTTACATGGCGCCATCGCTTAGTATATTTGGAGACTTTACAAAAGACCCTAACATCATGTATAATAACTTTCGCGTGTATGGTACTGGATTGCTTATGGTAATGGGCACCATCGTATTCATTGGCGTGAAATTCGTCAACAAATTTGCGACGGTCGCTCTAGCTTGTGTCATCCTTTCTATCGTGGCTGTCTACGTAGGGTTATTCTATAACTTTAATGGCAACGAATCTCTCAA GATGTGTGTTCTTGGAAGGAGATTGTTAAAAGATATCAACGTACTTACCGAATGTAATAAGAATACTAGTGGAATTCTTCATCAACTTTACTGTGGAAACACAACCACTAGCAAATGTGATCCTTATTATATGGAAAACGATGTGACTATTATAAACGGAATTCGTGGATTGGCTAGTGGTGTATTTTTAG ACAATATATGGGACAGCTTTCAAGAAGAAGGCCAATTGATTGCCTATGGAAGAGATCCCAAGGATATTGACATGATGTCCAATTCTTCCTTCAATCAAATTCAAGTCGATCTTACCACTACCTTCACCATTCTTATTGGTATTTTCTTCCCTTCAGTCACAG GAATCATGGCTGGCTCCAATAGATCAGGTGACTTAGCAGATGCCCAAAAATCTATTCCTATTGGTACTATTTGTGCAATTTTGACAACCTCAACAGTATATCTCTCCAGTGTTTTACTCTTTGCTGGTACAGTGGACAATCTTCTGCTTCGAGATAAGTTTGGCCAAAGTATTGGTGGCAAACTGGTAGTAGCGAATATGGCTTGGCCTAATCAATGGGTCATCTTGATTGGATCTTTCCTGTCCACTCTTGGTGCTGGACTTCAATCTTTAACAGGCGCTCCACGATTACTCCAAGCTATCGCTAAGGACAGTATCATTCCTTTCTTAACTCCATTCGCCACCAGTTCGAGTCGAGGAGAACCTACAAGGGCTCTAGTATTGACAGTAATCATCTGCCAGTGTGGTATTCTTCTTGGCAATGTTGATTATCTGGCTCCCTTGTTATCAATGTTCTTTCTCATGTGTTACGGCTTTGTAAACCTGGCTTGTGCTCTGCAGACTCTTCTCAGAACACCCAACTGGCGACCAAGATTCAAATACTATCATTGGAGCCTTTCTTTTCTCGGTCTGTCCCTCTGCATCGCCATCATGTTCATGACAAGCTGGTATTACGCTTTATTGGCCATGGGAATGGCTGGCTGTATTTACAAATACATTGAATACCGTGGTGCTGAGAAAGAATGGGGTGATGGTATTCGTGGTCTAGCTCTGTCAGCCGCTCGTTACTCTCTTTTGAGACTGGAAGAAGGACCACCTCACACAAAGAACTGGCGACCACAAATTCTCATCTTGGCTAAACTGACAGACGATCTGGTACCCAAATATCGCAAATTATTCGCATTTGCTAGTCAATTGAAGGCTGGAAAAGGTTTGACAATCTGTGTCAGCTGCATCGGTGGTGATTACATTCAGAACACTGGCAAGACTTTGGCCGCAAAAGTGAATTTGCGCAAGACAATCGCAGAGGAAAAAGTAAAAGGATTCGTAGATGTCTTAGTGGCTAAGGATGTCGTCGATGGCCTCTGTTCCTTGATTCAAACAACCGGATTAGGTGGCATGAAACCTAACACTGTGATTCTTGGCTGGCCCTATAGCTGGAAACAATCAcaagaggaaagaaattggAGGGGATTCTTACAGACTGTCAGAGCAGTTGCCGCAGCCAGGATGGCTCTTTTGGTACCTAAAGGAATCAACTTCTTCCCTGATTCAACTGAAAAAGTTGTGGGAAATATCGATGTCTGGTGGATTGTACACGATGGCGGTCTTCTGATGCTGTTGCCATTCTTGCTGAAGCAACATCGCACATGGAAGAATTGCAAAATGAGGATCTTCACAGTTGCCCAGATGGAGGATAATTCTATTCAGATGAAGAAGGATTTGAAGAAATTCCTATACGATCTGAGAATCGAGGCTGAAGTGGAGATTGTGGAAatg ATGGATTCAGACATATCCGCGTACACTTATGAGAGAACTTTGATGATGGAGCAGAGGAACCAGATGTTGAGGGAGTTGCGACTAAACAAGAAGGAATCCCTAGGAGTG GTTCAGGCGATTGTGGATCATCACCACAACGTGGACGTGAAGGTGGCAACCAAGGTGAGATTCCAGGAGCCTGGCAGCCAGAATCCTAACGCGGTTGACGAGGCGCAAGAGAAATTGGTACAGGAGACGGAGGGCAAAGAGGGAGAGGCAGATGTTAATGACGGTGGAGAAGAAGCTAAGGAAGGCAACGAGGAGGAAACGAAATTGATCGGTGGGTCGCCGAAACAGGAAAATAAGGAGAATACGGAGAAGGAAGCGAAAGAGaacgaggagaagaaaacTGATAGTCCAGAGTCTAAGAAACCTACGATAACACC GGATGAAGGTAACGTGAGACGTATGCATACATCCATCAAATTGAACGAAGTAATCGTGAAAAAGAGCAAAAATGCTCAGTTAGTCATACTCAATCTACCTGGACCACCAAGAGACACTAAACTAGAACGCGAATCAAATT ATATGGAATTTTTAGAGGTTCTCACCGAGGGTCTTGAGAGGGTGCTGATGGTACGTGGAGGTGGACGGGAGGTGATCACTATCTATTCGTGA
- the LOC411113 gene encoding solute carrier family 12 member 7 isoform X6, with protein sequence MSNSGAIPLILVKKEQLVEGDGGGAGGDGDSMVGGGNSEKKNTEYETNLFLYSEEMEVRPRISTLLNSLSDYSNTIPAATDPDAKPPPVQGGARMGTLIGVFLPCIQNIFGVILFIRLTWVVGTAGAFQGFFIVLCCCCVTMLTAISMSAIATNGVVPAGGSYFMISRSLGPEFGGAVGMLFYTGTTLAAAMYIIGAVEIVLTYMAPSLSIFGDFTKDPNIMYNNFRVYGTGLLMVMGTIVFIGVKFVNKFATVALACVILSIVAVYVGLFYNFNGNESLKMCVLGRRLLKDINVLTECNKNTSGILHQLYCGNTTTSKCDPYYMENDVTIINGIRGLASGVFLDNIWDSFQEEGQLIAYGRDPKDIDMMSNSSFNQIQVDLTTTFTILIGIFFPSVTGIMAGSNRSGDLADAQKSIPIGTICAILTTSTVYLSSVLLFAGTVDNLLLRDKFGQSIGGKLVVANMAWPNQWVILIGSFLSTLGAGLQSLTGAPRLLQAIAKDSIIPFLTPFATSSSRGEPTRALVLTVIICQCGILLGNVDYLAPLLSMFFLMCYGFVNLACALQTLLRTPNWRPRFKYYHWSLSFLGLSLCIAIMFMTSWYYALLAMGMAGCIYKYIEYRGAEKEWGDGIRGLALSAARYSLLRLEEGPPHTKNWRPQILILAKLTDDLVPKYRKLFAFASQLKAGKGLTICVSCIGGDYIQNTGKTLAAKVNLRKTIAEEKVKGFVDVLVAKDVVDGLCSLIQTTGLGGMKPNTVILGWPYSWKQSQEERNWRGFLQTVRAVAAARMALLVPKGINFFPDSTEKVVGNIDVWWIVHDGGLLMLLPFLLKQHRTWKNCKMRIFTVAQMEDNSIQMKKDLKKFLYDLRIEAEVEIVEMMDSDISAYTYERTLMMEQRNQMLRELRLNKKESLGVVQSLVDFNEVPAEENLPVVQAIVDHHHNVDVKVATKVRFQEPGSQNPNAVDEAQEKLVQETEGKEGEADVNDGGEEAKEGNEEETKLIGGSPKQENKENTEKEAKENEEKKTDSPESKKPTITPDEGNVRRMHTSIKLNEVIVKKSKNAQLVILNLPGPPRDTKLERESNYMEFLEVLTEGLERVLMVRGGGREVITIYS encoded by the exons GAAGAGATGGAAGTTCGTCCTCGAATTTCCACGCTGCTCAACAGCCTGTCGGACTACAGCAACACGATTCCAGCTGCGACCGACCCGGATGCGAAACCTCCACCCGTGCAAGGTGGTGCACGAATGGGCACTTTGATCGGTGTCTTCCTACCTTGCATCCAAAACATCTTTGGCGTGATTCTATTCATTCGTTTGACCTGGGTCGTTGGCACCGCTGGAGCTTTTCAGGGATTCTTCATCGTGTTATGTTGTTGTTGCGTG ACGATGCTGACAGCTATCAGTATGAGTGCCATCGCGACTAATGGCGTTGTACCAGCTGGAGGGTCTTACTTCATGATATCCAGAAGTTTGGGTCCAGAATTCGGTGGTGCCGTAGGAATGCTCTTCTATACGGGTACTACACTAGCTGCTGCTATGTATATCATCGGTGCTGTTGAAATTGTTCTG ACTTACATGGCGCCATCGCTTAGTATATTTGGAGACTTTACAAAAGACCCTAACATCATGTATAATAACTTTCGCGTGTATGGTACTGGATTGCTTATGGTAATGGGCACCATCGTATTCATTGGCGTGAAATTCGTCAACAAATTTGCGACGGTCGCTCTAGCTTGTGTCATCCTTTCTATCGTGGCTGTCTACGTAGGGTTATTCTATAACTTTAATGGCAACGAATCTCTCAA GATGTGTGTTCTTGGAAGGAGATTGTTAAAAGATATCAACGTACTTACCGAATGTAATAAGAATACTAGTGGAATTCTTCATCAACTTTACTGTGGAAACACAACCACTAGCAAATGTGATCCTTATTATATGGAAAACGATGTGACTATTATAAACGGAATTCGTGGATTGGCTAGTGGTGTATTTTTAG ACAATATATGGGACAGCTTTCAAGAAGAAGGCCAATTGATTGCCTATGGAAGAGATCCCAAGGATATTGACATGATGTCCAATTCTTCCTTCAATCAAATTCAAGTCGATCTTACCACTACCTTCACCATTCTTATTGGTATTTTCTTCCCTTCAGTCACAG GAATCATGGCTGGCTCCAATAGATCAGGTGACTTAGCAGATGCCCAAAAATCTATTCCTATTGGTACTATTTGTGCAATTTTGACAACCTCAACAGTATATCTCTCCAGTGTTTTACTCTTTGCTGGTACAGTGGACAATCTTCTGCTTCGAGATAAGTTTGGCCAAAGTATTGGTGGCAAACTGGTAGTAGCGAATATGGCTTGGCCTAATCAATGGGTCATCTTGATTGGATCTTTCCTGTCCACTCTTGGTGCTGGACTTCAATCTTTAACAGGCGCTCCACGATTACTCCAAGCTATCGCTAAGGACAGTATCATTCCTTTCTTAACTCCATTCGCCACCAGTTCGAGTCGAGGAGAACCTACAAGGGCTCTAGTATTGACAGTAATCATCTGCCAGTGTGGTATTCTTCTTGGCAATGTTGATTATCTGGCTCCCTTGTTATCAATGTTCTTTCTCATGTGTTACGGCTTTGTAAACCTGGCTTGTGCTCTGCAGACTCTTCTCAGAACACCCAACTGGCGACCAAGATTCAAATACTATCATTGGAGCCTTTCTTTTCTCGGTCTGTCCCTCTGCATCGCCATCATGTTCATGACAAGCTGGTATTACGCTTTATTGGCCATGGGAATGGCTGGCTGTATTTACAAATACATTGAATACCGTGGTGCTGAGAAAGAATGGGGTGATGGTATTCGTGGTCTAGCTCTGTCAGCCGCTCGTTACTCTCTTTTGAGACTGGAAGAAGGACCACCTCACACAAAGAACTGGCGACCACAAATTCTCATCTTGGCTAAACTGACAGACGATCTGGTACCCAAATATCGCAAATTATTCGCATTTGCTAGTCAATTGAAGGCTGGAAAAGGTTTGACAATCTGTGTCAGCTGCATCGGTGGTGATTACATTCAGAACACTGGCAAGACTTTGGCCGCAAAAGTGAATTTGCGCAAGACAATCGCAGAGGAAAAAGTAAAAGGATTCGTAGATGTCTTAGTGGCTAAGGATGTCGTCGATGGCCTCTGTTCCTTGATTCAAACAACCGGATTAGGTGGCATGAAACCTAACACTGTGATTCTTGGCTGGCCCTATAGCTGGAAACAATCAcaagaggaaagaaattggAGGGGATTCTTACAGACTGTCAGAGCAGTTGCCGCAGCCAGGATGGCTCTTTTGGTACCTAAAGGAATCAACTTCTTCCCTGATTCAACTGAAAAAGTTGTGGGAAATATCGATGTCTGGTGGATTGTACACGATGGCGGTCTTCTGATGCTGTTGCCATTCTTGCTGAAGCAACATCGCACATGGAAGAATTGCAAAATGAGGATCTTCACAGTTGCCCAGATGGAGGATAATTCTATTCAGATGAAGAAGGATTTGAAGAAATTCCTATACGATCTGAGAATCGAGGCTGAAGTGGAGATTGTGGAAatg ATGGATTCAGACATATCCGCGTACACTTATGAGAGAACTTTGATGATGGAGCAGAGGAACCAGATGTTGAGGGAGTTGCGACTAAACAAGAAGGAATCCCTAGGAGTG GTGCAGTCATTGGTGGACTTCAACGAGGTACCCGCTGAAGAAAATTTACCTGTG GTTCAGGCGATTGTGGATCATCACCACAACGTGGACGTGAAGGTGGCAACCAAGGTGAGATTCCAGGAGCCTGGCAGCCAGAATCCTAACGCGGTTGACGAGGCGCAAGAGAAATTGGTACAGGAGACGGAGGGCAAAGAGGGAGAGGCAGATGTTAATGACGGTGGAGAAGAAGCTAAGGAAGGCAACGAGGAGGAAACGAAATTGATCGGTGGGTCGCCGAAACAGGAAAATAAGGAGAATACGGAGAAGGAAGCGAAAGAGaacgaggagaagaaaacTGATAGTCCAGAGTCTAAGAAACCTACGATAACACC GGATGAAGGTAACGTGAGACGTATGCATACATCCATCAAATTGAACGAAGTAATCGTGAAAAAGAGCAAAAATGCTCAGTTAGTCATACTCAATCTACCTGGACCACCAAGAGACACTAAACTAGAACGCGAATCAAATT ATATGGAATTTTTAGAGGTTCTCACCGAGGGTCTTGAGAGGGTGCTGATGGTACGTGGAGGTGGACGGGAGGTGATCACTATCTATTCGTGA
- the LOC411113 gene encoding solute carrier family 12 member 7 isoform X5: MSEGTPKSQGKTMPDGSPARMEAGDGGGAGGDGDSMVGGGNSEKKNTEYETNLFLYSEEMEVRPRISTLLNSLSDYSNTIPAATDPDAKPPPVQGGARMGTLIGVFLPCIQNIFGVILFIRLTWVVGTAGAFQGFFIVLCCCCVTMLTAISMSAIATNGVVPAGGSYFMISRSLGPEFGGAVGMLFYTGTTLAAAMYIIGAVEIVLTYMAPSLSIFGDFTKDPNIMYNNFRVYGTGLLMVMGTIVFIGVKFVNKFATVALACVILSIVAVYVGLFYNFNGNESLKMCVLGRRLLKDINVLTECNKNTSGILHQLYCGNTTTSKCDPYYMENDVTIINGIRGLASGVFLDNIWDSFQEEGQLIAYGRDPKDIDMMSNSSFNQIQVDLTTTFTILIGIFFPSVTGIMAGSNRSGDLADAQKSIPIGTICAILTTSTVYLSSVLLFAGTVDNLLLRDKFGQSIGGKLVVANMAWPNQWVILIGSFLSTLGAGLQSLTGAPRLLQAIAKDSIIPFLTPFATSSSRGEPTRALVLTVIICQCGILLGNVDYLAPLLSMFFLMCYGFVNLACALQTLLRTPNWRPRFKYYHWSLSFLGLSLCIAIMFMTSWYYALLAMGMAGCIYKYIEYRGAEKEWGDGIRGLALSAARYSLLRLEEGPPHTKNWRPQILILAKLTDDLVPKYRKLFAFASQLKAGKGLTICVSCIGGDYIQNTGKTLAAKVNLRKTIAEEKVKGFVDVLVAKDVVDGLCSLIQTTGLGGMKPNTVILGWPYSWKQSQEERNWRGFLQTVRAVAAARMALLVPKGINFFPDSTEKVVGNIDVWWIVHDGGLLMLLPFLLKQHRTWKNCKMRIFTVAQMEDNSIQMKKDLKKFLYDLRIEAEVEIVEMMDSDISAYTYERTLMMEQRNQMLRELRLNKKESLGVVQSLVDFNEVPAEENLPVVQAIVDHHHNVDVKVATKVRFQEPGSQNPNAVDEAQEKLVQETEGKEGEADVNDGGEEAKEGNEEETKLIGGSPKQENKENTEKEAKENEEKKTDSPESKKPTITPDEGNVRRMHTSIKLNEVIVKKSKNAQLVILNLPGPPRDTKLERESNYMEFLEVLTEGLERVLMVRGGGREVITIYS, translated from the exons GAAGAGATGGAAGTTCGTCCTCGAATTTCCACGCTGCTCAACAGCCTGTCGGACTACAGCAACACGATTCCAGCTGCGACCGACCCGGATGCGAAACCTCCACCCGTGCAAGGTGGTGCACGAATGGGCACTTTGATCGGTGTCTTCCTACCTTGCATCCAAAACATCTTTGGCGTGATTCTATTCATTCGTTTGACCTGGGTCGTTGGCACCGCTGGAGCTTTTCAGGGATTCTTCATCGTGTTATGTTGTTGTTGCGTG ACGATGCTGACAGCTATCAGTATGAGTGCCATCGCGACTAATGGCGTTGTACCAGCTGGAGGGTCTTACTTCATGATATCCAGAAGTTTGGGTCCAGAATTCGGTGGTGCCGTAGGAATGCTCTTCTATACGGGTACTACACTAGCTGCTGCTATGTATATCATCGGTGCTGTTGAAATTGTTCTG ACTTACATGGCGCCATCGCTTAGTATATTTGGAGACTTTACAAAAGACCCTAACATCATGTATAATAACTTTCGCGTGTATGGTACTGGATTGCTTATGGTAATGGGCACCATCGTATTCATTGGCGTGAAATTCGTCAACAAATTTGCGACGGTCGCTCTAGCTTGTGTCATCCTTTCTATCGTGGCTGTCTACGTAGGGTTATTCTATAACTTTAATGGCAACGAATCTCTCAA GATGTGTGTTCTTGGAAGGAGATTGTTAAAAGATATCAACGTACTTACCGAATGTAATAAGAATACTAGTGGAATTCTTCATCAACTTTACTGTGGAAACACAACCACTAGCAAATGTGATCCTTATTATATGGAAAACGATGTGACTATTATAAACGGAATTCGTGGATTGGCTAGTGGTGTATTTTTAG ACAATATATGGGACAGCTTTCAAGAAGAAGGCCAATTGATTGCCTATGGAAGAGATCCCAAGGATATTGACATGATGTCCAATTCTTCCTTCAATCAAATTCAAGTCGATCTTACCACTACCTTCACCATTCTTATTGGTATTTTCTTCCCTTCAGTCACAG GAATCATGGCTGGCTCCAATAGATCAGGTGACTTAGCAGATGCCCAAAAATCTATTCCTATTGGTACTATTTGTGCAATTTTGACAACCTCAACAGTATATCTCTCCAGTGTTTTACTCTTTGCTGGTACAGTGGACAATCTTCTGCTTCGAGATAAGTTTGGCCAAAGTATTGGTGGCAAACTGGTAGTAGCGAATATGGCTTGGCCTAATCAATGGGTCATCTTGATTGGATCTTTCCTGTCCACTCTTGGTGCTGGACTTCAATCTTTAACAGGCGCTCCACGATTACTCCAAGCTATCGCTAAGGACAGTATCATTCCTTTCTTAACTCCATTCGCCACCAGTTCGAGTCGAGGAGAACCTACAAGGGCTCTAGTATTGACAGTAATCATCTGCCAGTGTGGTATTCTTCTTGGCAATGTTGATTATCTGGCTCCCTTGTTATCAATGTTCTTTCTCATGTGTTACGGCTTTGTAAACCTGGCTTGTGCTCTGCAGACTCTTCTCAGAACACCCAACTGGCGACCAAGATTCAAATACTATCATTGGAGCCTTTCTTTTCTCGGTCTGTCCCTCTGCATCGCCATCATGTTCATGACAAGCTGGTATTACGCTTTATTGGCCATGGGAATGGCTGGCTGTATTTACAAATACATTGAATACCGTGGTGCTGAGAAAGAATGGGGTGATGGTATTCGTGGTCTAGCTCTGTCAGCCGCTCGTTACTCTCTTTTGAGACTGGAAGAAGGACCACCTCACACAAAGAACTGGCGACCACAAATTCTCATCTTGGCTAAACTGACAGACGATCTGGTACCCAAATATCGCAAATTATTCGCATTTGCTAGTCAATTGAAGGCTGGAAAAGGTTTGACAATCTGTGTCAGCTGCATCGGTGGTGATTACATTCAGAACACTGGCAAGACTTTGGCCGCAAAAGTGAATTTGCGCAAGACAATCGCAGAGGAAAAAGTAAAAGGATTCGTAGATGTCTTAGTGGCTAAGGATGTCGTCGATGGCCTCTGTTCCTTGATTCAAACAACCGGATTAGGTGGCATGAAACCTAACACTGTGATTCTTGGCTGGCCCTATAGCTGGAAACAATCAcaagaggaaagaaattggAGGGGATTCTTACAGACTGTCAGAGCAGTTGCCGCAGCCAGGATGGCTCTTTTGGTACCTAAAGGAATCAACTTCTTCCCTGATTCAACTGAAAAAGTTGTGGGAAATATCGATGTCTGGTGGATTGTACACGATGGCGGTCTTCTGATGCTGTTGCCATTCTTGCTGAAGCAACATCGCACATGGAAGAATTGCAAAATGAGGATCTTCACAGTTGCCCAGATGGAGGATAATTCTATTCAGATGAAGAAGGATTTGAAGAAATTCCTATACGATCTGAGAATCGAGGCTGAAGTGGAGATTGTGGAAatg ATGGATTCAGACATATCCGCGTACACTTATGAGAGAACTTTGATGATGGAGCAGAGGAACCAGATGTTGAGGGAGTTGCGACTAAACAAGAAGGAATCCCTAGGAGTG GTGCAGTCATTGGTGGACTTCAACGAGGTACCCGCTGAAGAAAATTTACCTGTG GTTCAGGCGATTGTGGATCATCACCACAACGTGGACGTGAAGGTGGCAACCAAGGTGAGATTCCAGGAGCCTGGCAGCCAGAATCCTAACGCGGTTGACGAGGCGCAAGAGAAATTGGTACAGGAGACGGAGGGCAAAGAGGGAGAGGCAGATGTTAATGACGGTGGAGAAGAAGCTAAGGAAGGCAACGAGGAGGAAACGAAATTGATCGGTGGGTCGCCGAAACAGGAAAATAAGGAGAATACGGAGAAGGAAGCGAAAGAGaacgaggagaagaaaacTGATAGTCCAGAGTCTAAGAAACCTACGATAACACC GGATGAAGGTAACGTGAGACGTATGCATACATCCATCAAATTGAACGAAGTAATCGTGAAAAAGAGCAAAAATGCTCAGTTAGTCATACTCAATCTACCTGGACCACCAAGAGACACTAAACTAGAACGCGAATCAAATT ATATGGAATTTTTAGAGGTTCTCACCGAGGGTCTTGAGAGGGTGCTGATGGTACGTGGAGGTGGACGGGAGGTGATCACTATCTATTCGTGA